From the Deinococcus aerius genome, one window contains:
- a CDS encoding nicotinate phosphoribosyltransferase has protein sequence MTLPHLDDLNLILDTDSYKSSHFLQYPAGTTRLFSYLESRGGRYPATRFFGLQYLLDRYLTRRVTRGNVEEARALIEAHGEPFPYEGWLRVVEHHGGRIPLEIRAVPEGTVVPIHNVLMSVTNTDPELPWLVGWFETMLMRVWYPTTVCTQSYHLREIIRAELERTSDRTTEELPFKLHDFGSRGVSSRESAGIGGLAHLVNFLGSDTLEALRVGRNHYGADIAGFSIPAAEHSTITSWGQECEAEAYRNMVRQFGKPGGIFAVVSDSYDLKHAINVHWGETLRREVEESGATLVVRPDSGDPPAMVRLAVNALAAKFGTTTNSKGFRVLNHVRVIQGDGIDETTIRQILQNLSVDGFSAENVAFGMGGALLQKVDRDTQRFAYKASAGVIDGEYRGIYKDPVTDPGKRSKDGVLDLVMENGRMVTRQYRTFDTDFPGSLMRTVFRDGEVLVRDTLEDVRGRA, from the coding sequence ATGACGTTGCCCCACCTCGACGACCTGAACCTCATCCTCGACACCGACAGTTACAAGAGCAGCCACTTCCTCCAGTACCCGGCAGGGACCACGCGGCTGTTCTCCTACCTGGAGTCCCGCGGGGGGCGCTACCCGGCCACGCGCTTTTTCGGGCTCCAGTACCTGCTGGACCGCTACCTGACGCGGCGGGTGACGCGGGGGAACGTGGAGGAGGCCCGCGCGCTGATCGAGGCGCACGGCGAGCCCTTCCCGTACGAGGGCTGGCTGCGGGTGGTGGAACATCACGGGGGCCGCATTCCGCTGGAAATCCGCGCTGTGCCCGAGGGGACCGTGGTGCCCATCCACAACGTCCTGATGAGCGTGACGAATACCGACCCCGAGTTGCCGTGGCTGGTGGGCTGGTTCGAGACGATGCTGATGCGGGTCTGGTATCCCACGACCGTCTGCACCCAGAGCTACCACCTGCGCGAGATCATCCGCGCCGAGCTGGAGCGGACGAGCGACCGCACCACCGAGGAGTTGCCCTTCAAGCTGCACGACTTCGGCTCGCGCGGGGTAAGCAGCCGCGAGAGCGCGGGGATCGGCGGGCTGGCGCACCTCGTCAACTTCCTCGGCTCGGACACGCTCGAAGCCTTACGGGTGGGCCGCAACCACTATGGCGCCGACATCGCGGGCTTCTCCATCCCCGCCGCCGAGCACTCCACGATCACGAGCTGGGGCCAGGAGTGCGAGGCCGAGGCGTACCGCAACATGGTTCGGCAGTTCGGCAAGCCCGGCGGTATCTTCGCCGTCGTCAGCGACAGTTACGACCTCAAGCACGCGATCAACGTCCACTGGGGCGAGACGCTGCGGCGGGAGGTCGAGGAGAGCGGCGCCACCCTCGTCGTCCGGCCCGACTCGGGCGATCCCCCCGCGATGGTGCGCCTCGCCGTCAACGCGCTGGCCGCCAAGTTCGGCACAACCACGAACAGCAAGGGCTTCCGGGTCCTCAACCACGTCCGGGTGATTCAGGGCGACGGCATAGACGAGACGACCATCCGCCAGATTCTCCAGAACCTGAGCGTGGACGGCTTTTCCGCCGAGAACGTCGCCTTCGGCATGGGCGGCGCGCTGCTGCAAAAGGTGGACCGCGACACGCAGAGGTTCGCCTACAAGGCCAGCGCGGGCGTGATTGACGGCGAGTACCGCGGCATTTATAAGGACCCCGTGACCGACCCCGGCAAGCGCAGCAAGGACGGCGTCCTCGATCTGGTGATGGAGAATGGCCGCATGGTGACGCGCCAGTACCGGACCTTCGACACCGACTTCCCGGGCAGCTTGATGCGAACAGTGTTCAGAGATGGGGAAGTGCTGGTGCGGGATACGCTGGAGGATGTGAGGGGGCGGGCGTAG
- a CDS encoding bifunctional nicotinamide-nucleotide adenylyltransferase/Nudix hydroxylase: MTAPRDPALSSPPPARARKRTFGVYIGRFEPPHAAHLLVMLEALQSVQKLIVVIGSARAARNTKNPFTAEERQEVITAMLREAGVARSRLLFVHVRDYFYNEGLWLSEVQGGVAEHTRGSSDVALIGHIKDESSYYLRSFPAWEFIPTHVVSPLSATDVRKAYFEDRLEDARGMVPPAVHAFLTRFRETPEYAELRAEYDYLREYRAAWAAAPFPPVFVTADAVITRSGHVLVVRRAGLPGRGRLAMPGGFLAPDETLLACAARRAYQETGLGEAVNLTGHLRAQAVFDYPDRSQRGRTVTHAFHFDLGIGQLPVLKAAAGAADASWMPLSQAMSQPELFFEDHHAIIEHFLMRG, from the coding sequence ATGACGGCACCGCGCGACCCGGCCCTGTCCTCTCCCCCGCCCGCCCGCGCCCGCAAGCGCACGTTCGGCGTGTATATCGGACGCTTCGAGCCGCCGCACGCCGCGCACCTCCTGGTGATGCTGGAGGCGCTCCAGAGCGTGCAGAAGCTGATCGTGGTGATCGGCAGCGCGCGGGCGGCCCGCAATACGAAAAATCCCTTCACCGCCGAGGAGCGCCAGGAGGTCATCACGGCGATGCTGCGGGAGGCGGGCGTGGCGAGGAGCCGCCTCCTGTTCGTCCACGTGCGCGACTACTTCTACAATGAGGGGTTGTGGCTTTCCGAAGTGCAGGGCGGCGTGGCCGAACACACCCGGGGCAGCAGCGACGTGGCGCTGATCGGGCACATCAAGGACGAGAGCAGCTACTACCTGCGCTCCTTTCCCGCCTGGGAGTTCATCCCCACCCACGTGGTCAGCCCCCTGAGCGCGACCGACGTGCGCAAGGCGTACTTCGAGGACCGGTTGGAGGACGCCCGGGGCATGGTCCCGCCCGCCGTCCACGCCTTCCTGACCCGCTTTCGGGAGACGCCCGAGTACGCCGAGCTGCGCGCCGAGTACGACTACCTGCGCGAGTACCGCGCCGCTTGGGCCGCCGCCCCCTTTCCCCCCGTCTTCGTCACGGCGGACGCGGTGATCACACGCAGCGGGCACGTCCTCGTGGTGCGGCGGGCGGGGTTGCCGGGCCGCGGACGGCTCGCCATGCCCGGCGGCTTCCTCGCCCCGGACGAAACCCTGCTCGCCTGCGCTGCCCGCCGCGCGTACCAGGAAACGGGGCTGGGTGAGGCCGTGAACCTCACCGGGCATCTGCGCGCCCAGGCCGTTTTCGACTACCCCGACCGCAGCCAGCGGGGCCGGACAGTCACCCACGCCTTTCACTTCGACCTCGGGATCGGCCAGCTTCCCGTCCTGAAGGCCGCCGCCGGAGCCGCCGACGCCTCCTGGATGCCCCTCTCCCAGGCCATGAGCCAGCCCGAACTCTTCTTCGAGGACCACCACGCGATCATTGAGCACTTCCTGATGCGGGGGTAA
- a CDS encoding YbjN domain-containing protein, which translates to MNKASASAAALLLSVSLSGALAGGAGAPLVGGGQVQAATPEAVTAALRAAGYTVTANPIREDEDPSVTVRAGGRELDVWFSGCREGSCARVTASYGWDPEDEADLNLDFVNEWNGNYYTQAYVYEGRYYLDSTMPLRGGYTRAALNAWMTDYLTDVEDFEGELP; encoded by the coding sequence ATGAATAAAGCCTCTGCGTCTGCCGCGGCCCTCCTCCTGTCTGTCAGCCTGAGTGGCGCACTCGCGGGCGGGGCGGGCGCGCCCTTGGTCGGGGGCGGACAGGTGCAGGCGGCGACCCCCGAGGCGGTCACGGCGGCGCTGCGGGCGGCCGGCTACACGGTGACGGCAAACCCCATCCGGGAGGACGAGGACCCCAGCGTGACCGTGCGGGCGGGCGGGCGCGAGCTTGACGTGTGGTTCAGCGGCTGCCGCGAGGGAAGCTGCGCGCGGGTGACGGCGAGTTACGGCTGGGACCCGGAGGACGAGGCCGACCTGAACCTCGACTTCGTGAACGAGTGGAACGGCAACTACTACACCCAGGCCTACGTGTACGAGGGCCGTTACTACCTCGACAGCACCATGCCCCTGCGGGGCGGCTACACCCGCGCGGCCCTGAACGCCTGGATGACCGATTACCTCACCGACGTGGAGGACTTTGAGGGCGAACTGCCGTAA